Genomic window (Stenotrophomonas maltophilia):
GCTTCGAACCGCCGCGCGTAGGCGCGTTCTTCCGCCACCCGGGCCACCTCGTCATCGGCCAGGTCCGGTGCGCCGTACACCGCATAGGCCACGCTGCCGTCGGCGCCATGACCGACCTGGTGCAGCCGGTAGCGCGAGTGGCCGCCGCCGGTGTCCTCGGGGTAATGCACGGGCGGATGGCTGCCTTCCAGGTCCATTTCACTGTTGTCGACCACGCCACCGACGAACAAGGCTCGCATGCAGGTTCTCCTGGGTTTCCGGGGGAGCCTCTACCCTGAACGTTTCAATGTTGCTGGCAGATCAAGGCCCCGTTCGGGTTTCGCAAAGCGGCATACCGGGGCCTGCCCGGCCAAGCCGGTACAATGGACGGCCCTCACGCTTGAAGTACCCGCGCCGATGGCCTCCAGCGACGACGCCCCCCTGCAGACCCTGTTCCTGCCGTTCTCCCAAGGCGCCCTGCGCTGGCCGGAGGGCCCGGTGGCCTTCCTGCGTGCCCGCGACGGCTGGCCGCTGCGCGAAGCGGCCGGCAACCGCGAGGTGCACTGCGAGCAGAGCTTCGCCCCGTTCGCGCAGCCGCTGCAGCAGGCCGCCGGCTGGACCGTCAGCGGCCAGCTGGATGATGTGGCCGGCAAGGGCCGCTACCCGCTGGTGCTGGTGCTGCCGCCGCGCCAGCGTGAAGAAGCCCGTGCGCTGTTCGCCCGCGCGCTGGCGCTGGTCGCCGACGGCGGCCGCATCGTTGCCTGCCAGTCCAACAACGAAGGAGCGCGCTCGGGTGAGGGCGATCTGAAGCAGCTGACCGGCCTCGGTGGCAGCCTGACCAAGAACCATTGCCGCGTGTACTGGACCGCCCCGATGCATGGCCAGCACGACGCCGACCTGGCCAAGCGCTGGTCGGCACTGGACGCGGTGCGGCCGATCGTCGGCGGCCGTTTCCTCAGCCGCCCGGGCGTGTTCGCCTGGGATCGCATCGACCCGGCGTCGGCGCTGCTGGCCGAGCACCTGCCGGCCGACCTGGCCGGCCGCGCCGCCGACCTTGGCGCCGGCTACGGCTACCTGTCGCGCGAGCTGCTGGAGCGTTGCCCGAAGATCACCGCGCTGGACCTGTACGAAGCCGAGCAGCGCGCGCTGGCACTGGCCGAGCTGAACCTGGCACCACCGCCGCGCTCGCTGCCGCTGCGCTTCCTGTGGCAGGACGTCACCGCCGGCATCGAGCCGGGCTACGACGTGATCATCAGCAACCCGCCGTTCCACACGCCCTCGCGCGCCGATCGCCCGGACATCGGCCAGCGCTTCATCGCCGTGGCCGCGCAGGCGCTGCGCCCGGGCGGACGCCTGTACGTAGTGGCCAACCGCCACCTGCCGTACGAGTACACGCTCAACGAGAGCTTTGGCGCAGTGCGTGTGATCGCCGAGCGGGATGGCTTCAAGCTGGTGGAAGCGGTGAAGGGGAAGGGCAAGTGAAGCTGGTCAAGCTCATCGCCAACCTGGGCTATGGCAGCCGCAAGCAGGTGCAGTGGATGTTCCGCGAAGGCCGCGTCACCGACGCCGACGGCGACGTGCTGTACGCCGATGACCAGGTGCCGCACGAGGCGATCCGGGTCGATGGCGAGCCGCTGGACCCGCCGGTGGGCCTGTCGATCGCGCTGCACAAGCCCGCCGGCTACACCTGCTCGACCAAGGACACCGGCCGCCTGATCTACGACCTGCTGCCGCCGCGCTTCCGCGACCGCGACCCGGTGCTGTCCACGGTGGGCCGCCTCGACCGCGAGACCAGTGGCCTGTTGCTGCTGACCGACGATGGCGGCCTGCTGCACCGGATCATCTCGCCGAAGTCGAAGCTGCCCAAGGTCTACGAGGTCGAGTTGAGCGACGACCTGCGCGGCGACGAAGTGGCGCTGTTCGCCAGTGGCACGCTGATGCTGGAGTCCGAGAAGACGCCCCTGCTGCCGGCTGAACTGGAAGTACTGGATGCGCGTCGCGCGCGCCTGGTGCTGCATGAAGGCCGCTACCATCAGGTGCGCCGTATGTTCGCCGCCACCGGCAACCATGTGCAGGCCCTGCACCGCAGCCGAGTCGGCGGGCTGGACCTGCAGGGACTGGACGAGGGGCAATGGCGGCAGCTCACTCCTACCGACCTGGATACGCTTTTCGCTCCATGACCACCATCGCTGCGCTGCCGTTCCTCCCCGACGCCGTCATCTTCGACATGGACGGCCTGATGATCGACAGCGAGCGGGTCTCGCTGGCCTGCTGGAGCGAGGCCGCCGACGCGTTCGGGCTGGGCCTGGACGAGGCGGTGTTCCTGCGCATGGTCGGCCTTGGCGACCGTGACACGCACGCGCTGCTGCGCGCGCAGGGCATCGAGGACGGTGTGATCGACGCAGTGGCGGCACGTTGCCATGAGCTGTACGAAGCGCGCACGCAGACCGGCCTGCCGCTGCGGCCAGGCATTCTGGAGCTGCTGGAGCTGCTGAAGGTACATGCGGTACCGCGTGCGGTGGCGACCACCACGCGGCAGCCGCGGGCCAACCGCAAGCTGGCCGCTGCTGGGCTGCTGCCGTACTTCGATGCGGTGATCACCAGTGGCGACGTAGCGCGGCCGAAGCCGGCGCCGGACATTTACCTGCTGGCCGCGCAGCGGCTGGGGCAACTGCCGGAGCGCTGCCTGGCGCTGGAGGATTCACCGGCTGGCACGCGCGCCGCGCTGGCTGCCGGCATGACCGTAATCCAGGTGCCGGATCTGGTGCATCCGGACGAAGAGCTGCGCGCGCTGGGCCACCGCATCGTCGGCTCGCTGGTGGATGCGCACGCACTGCTGCTGCCGCTGTTGCCGAGGTAACCGGTAGGTGCCGACCGTTTGTCGGGACTCTTTACTGCTTTTGTGGGTGCCAACCTTGGTTGGCACGCCCCAAATCTCCGGTGGGTGCCGACCGTTGGTCGGCACGCCTTCCCATCACACCCGCCCGAACACCAGCGCGGCGTTGGTGCCACCGAAGCCGAAGCTGTTGGACATGACCGTATCCAGCTTCTGCTCGCGGCTCTCACGCAGGATCGGGAAGCTCTCCACCTTCGGGTCCAGTTCGCCGATGTTGGCCGAACCGGCGACGAAGCCATCGCGCATCATCAGCAGGCAGTAGATCGCCTCGTGCACGCTTGCCGCACCCAGCGAATGGCCGGACAGCGCCTTGGTCGAGGACAGCGGCGGCACCGCATCGCCGAACACTTCGCGGATCGCATTGAGCTCGGTGACGTCGCCCAGCGGCGTGGAGGTGCCGTGGGTGTTGAGGTAGTCCAGCGGGCGATCGACGCCCTGCAGCGCCATCTTCATGCAGCGCACCGCGCCTTCGCCGGACGGGGCGACCATGTCGGCGCCGTCGGAGGTCACGCCATAGCCGATCAGCTCGGCATGGATGTGCGCGCCGCGCGCAACGGCGTGGTCGTAATCCTCCAGCACCAGCATGCCGCCGCCACCGGCGATGACGAAGCCGTCGCGGTCCTTGTCGTACGGACGCGAGGCGCTGGCCGGGGTCTCGTTGAAGCTGGTCGACAGCGCGCCCATCGCATCGAACATCACGCTCATCGACCAGTGCAGGTCTTCACCGCCACCGGCGAACATGATGTCCTGCGCGCCATGGCGGATCATGTCCGCGGCGGCGCCGATGCAGTGCGCCGAGGTCGCGCAGGCGGCCGACAGCGAATAGCTGACGCCCTTGATCTGGTAGGCGGTGGCCAGGCAGGCCGAGACCGTCGAGCACATCGTGCGCGGCACCATGTACGGGCCGACCTTGCGCACACCACGTTCGCGCAGCAGGTCGACGGCGCCGATCTGCCATTCGCTGGAGCCGCCGCCTGAACCGGCGATCAGGCCGGTGCGCAGGTTGCTGACCTGCTCGGGGCTGAGCCCGGCATCGGCGATGGCATCGCGCATGGACAGGTAGGCGAAGGCCGCCGCATCGCTCATGAAGCGCTTCTGCTTGCGGTCGATCAGCGCCTCCAGATCGAGGTCGACACGACCGCCGACCTGGCTGCGCAGGCCCGCTTCGGCGTGGTCGGCCAGGGCGGTGATGCCCGAGCGCCCTTCGCGCAGCGCGGCCGAAACGGTATCCAGATCATTGCCGAGGCAGGACGTGATGCCCATGCCAGTGATGACGACGCGACGCATCAGAAGCTCCCGGTTTCAGTGAACAGGCCGACGCGCAGGTCGCGCGCGCTGTAGATTTCGCGATCATCCACGTACATGCGGGCGTCCGACTGGGCCATCACCAGTTTGCGGTTGATGACACGGCTGATGTCGATCTCGTAGCGCACCAGCTTGGCCTCCGGCAGGACCTGGCCGGTGAACTTCACCTCGCCGCAGCCCAGTGCGCGGCCCTTGCCGGGGGCACCCAGCCAGGTCAGGAAGAAGCCGGTCAGCTGCCACATGGCATCCAGGCCGAGGCAACCGGGCATCACCGGGTCGCCGATGAAGTGGCAGCCGAAGAACCACAGGTCCGGGCGGATATCCAGTTCGGCGCGTACCATGCCCTTGCCATGCGGTCCGCCGTCCTCGCGGATGTCGGTGATGCGGTCGAACATCAGCATCGGATCGTTGGGCAAACGGCCGGCGGCGGTGCCGAACAGTTCACCGCGTGCGCTGGCCAGCAGCTGTTCGCGGTTGAACGCGTGGAGACGGGTCATGAAGCACAATCCTGGAAGCGGGGAAACAGGGAAACAAGCGATCGAGGATGCCCGTGGAAACTGCGCCGATCAAACATTTCAACCGTACGCAACCGTAGTGTTTTCAATGGAATACGCGCATCCTGTTGATGTGCAACGACCATACTTCGGCGTGTGGCCCGTTGTGCACGCCCCCGCCCTTTCCGCCTGACATGACCCGACTGCGCAAGATCATCCACGTCGACATGGACGCGTTCTACGCGTCGGTGGAGCAGCGCGACGATCCGTCACTGCGCGGCAAGCCGGTGGTTGTGGCATGGCGTGGCGCGCGTTCGGTGGTGTGCGCGGCGTCCTACGAGGCGCGCGTGTTCGGCGTGCGTTCGGCGATGCCGGCCGTGCGTGCCGAGCGCCTGTGCCCGGATGCGATCTTCGTACCGCCGGACTTCGCACGTTACAAGGCGGTGTCACAGCAGGTGCGCGCGATCTTCCTGCGCCACACCGACCTGGTCGAGCCGCTGTCGCTGGACGAGGCCTACCTGGATGTGACCGAGCCGAAGAGCGGCATCGAACTGGCCACCGACATCGCCCGCACCATCCGCGCGCAGATCCGCGAGGAGACGAACCTGACCGCCTCAGCCGGGATCGCGCCAAACAAGTTCCTGGCCAAGATCGCTTCGGACTGGCGCAAGCCCGATGGCCAGTTCGTGATTCCGCCGCAGCGGGTGGATGCGTTCCTGCTGCCGCTGCCGGTGAACCGCGTGCCCGGCGTCGGCAAGGTGATGGAAGGAAAACTTGCGGCGCGTGGCATCGTCACCTGTGGCGATCTGCGGCAGTGGGCCTTGATCGATCTGGAAGAGGCGTTCGGCAGCTTCGGCCGCAGCCTGTACAACCGCGCACGCGGCATCGACGAGCGGCCGGTGGAACCGGACCAGCAGGTGCAGTCGATTTCCTCGGAGGACACCTTCGCCGAAGACCTGCCGCTGGAAGACCTGGGCGAAGCGATCGTGCAGTTGGCGGAGAAGACCTGGAAGGCCACGCGCAAGACCGAACGCGTCGGCCACACCGTGGTGCTGAAACTGAAGACCGCGCAGTTCCGCATCCTCACCCGCAGCTTCACCCCGGAGCGCCCGCCGGAATCGATGGAAGAACTGCGCGACATCGCCCTGGCCCTGCGCGCCCGCGTCGACCTGCCGGCAGAGACCCGTTACCGCCTGGTGGGTGTCGGGCTTGGTGGGTTCCGTGAGAAAGAGCCGGTGGTGCAGGGGGAATTGTTCGAGCACGACATGAACAATCCCACAGAGACCTAATCATCAAACAGTGGGGTCAGAGCCCGTCGCGCAGCAACGGGATCCGACCCCGTGCCGACCAACGGTCGGCACCCACCACCAGCAGCAGGTTCCGACAGATAGCGGGAAACTGTCGAAGGCGGGGTGGGTCCGGTTGCGGGGGCGTGAGCGCCATGGATGGCGCGACCGAGCCTCCATGGACGGATTCACGGCGTCCCCCGCAACCGGACCCACCTCGCCATCCCACGGATAGCCAGCTGCTGCTGTTGCTTCGGCTGTTGCTGTTGCATTGAGCGGGTGCAGGGCGCAGCCCTGCAAAAGAAACTCCTACTTCATGGCCACTGCATCTCGCCCTTGGCCACCTTCGCACTCAGCTCCAGCGACGCCACGCCGTCCAGCGTCGGATAACGTGCCTGCATCGCCTTCACCAGTGCCGCACTGTCCTTCGCCTTTGCCGCCTCAACGTCGAACGCACGGATGTAGTCTGCGGTGAAGCGCAGCGCACTGGCATCCAGTGCCGCACCCGGCGCGTAATGCCCCGGCACCACCACCTCCGGCTTCAGTGCCTGCAGCCGCTGCAGGGTCTGCAGCCAGTCGGCATGTGATTTCGGCGTCTGCGTATCGGCCATCCACACGTGCTCGCCGGCCACCACCGGAATGCCACCGACGATCGCGCGCAGCGACGGCACCCACAGCACCGTGCGATCCGGGGTCGGGCCATCCAGGCCGATCAGCGGCAGGCGCTGGCCTTCCAGCTGCAGGGCATCGCCGTCCAGCACCTGCGGCACCACGATGCGCGCGGGCACGTCGCTGCCCATCTTCGGCCCCCAGTAGGCCAGCTTGCCGGCCTGGGTCTGCTGGATGTGGGCGACGGTCTGCGCGGTAGCGACGATGCGTGCCTGCGGGAACGCGTCCTGCAGGGTGGCCAGGCCGAAGTAGTAATCCGGATCGCCGTGGCTGATGTAGATGGTGGTCAGTTGCTTGCCGCTGGCACGGATCAGCTCGACCAGCTTGCGCGCGTCACTGGCACCAAACTGCGCATTGACCAGGATCGCGTCGTGGCGGCCTTCGATCAGCACCGAGGACACCGAGAACATCGCCTGCGG
Coding sequences:
- a CDS encoding class I SAM-dependent methyltransferase — its product is MASSDDAPLQTLFLPFSQGALRWPEGPVAFLRARDGWPLREAAGNREVHCEQSFAPFAQPLQQAAGWTVSGQLDDVAGKGRYPLVLVLPPRQREEARALFARALALVADGGRIVACQSNNEGARSGEGDLKQLTGLGGSLTKNHCRVYWTAPMHGQHDADLAKRWSALDAVRPIVGGRFLSRPGVFAWDRIDPASALLAEHLPADLAGRAADLGAGYGYLSRELLERCPKITALDLYEAEQRALALAELNLAPPPRSLPLRFLWQDVTAGIEPGYDVIISNPPFHTPSRADRPDIGQRFIAVAAQALRPGGRLYVVANRHLPYEYTLNESFGAVRVIAERDGFKLVEAVKGKGK
- a CDS encoding pseudouridine synthase, with the protein product MKLVKLIANLGYGSRKQVQWMFREGRVTDADGDVLYADDQVPHEAIRVDGEPLDPPVGLSIALHKPAGYTCSTKDTGRLIYDLLPPRFRDRDPVLSTVGRLDRETSGLLLLTDDGGLLHRIISPKSKLPKVYEVELSDDLRGDEVALFASGTLMLESEKTPLLPAELEVLDARRARLVLHEGRYHQVRRMFAATGNHVQALHRSRVGGLDLQGLDEGQWRQLTPTDLDTLFAP
- a CDS encoding HAD family hydrolase, whose amino-acid sequence is MTTIAALPFLPDAVIFDMDGLMIDSERVSLACWSEAADAFGLGLDEAVFLRMVGLGDRDTHALLRAQGIEDGVIDAVAARCHELYEARTQTGLPLRPGILELLELLKVHAVPRAVATTTRQPRANRKLAAAGLLPYFDAVITSGDVARPKPAPDIYLLAAQRLGQLPERCLALEDSPAGTRAALAAGMTVIQVPDLVHPDEELRALGHRIVGSLVDAHALLLPLLPR
- the fabB gene encoding beta-ketoacyl-ACP synthase I, producing MRRVVITGMGITSCLGNDLDTVSAALREGRSGITALADHAEAGLRSQVGGRVDLDLEALIDRKQKRFMSDAAAFAYLSMRDAIADAGLSPEQVSNLRTGLIAGSGGGSSEWQIGAVDLLRERGVRKVGPYMVPRTMCSTVSACLATAYQIKGVSYSLSAACATSAHCIGAAADMIRHGAQDIMFAGGGEDLHWSMSVMFDAMGALSTSFNETPASASRPYDKDRDGFVIAGGGGMLVLEDYDHAVARGAHIHAELIGYGVTSDGADMVAPSGEGAVRCMKMALQGVDRPLDYLNTHGTSTPLGDVTELNAIREVFGDAVPPLSSTKALSGHSLGAASVHEAIYCLLMMRDGFVAGSANIGELDPKVESFPILRESREQKLDTVMSNSFGFGGTNAALVFGRV
- the fabA gene encoding 3-hydroxyacyl-[acyl-carrier-protein] dehydratase FabA, translated to MTRLHAFNREQLLASARGELFGTAAGRLPNDPMLMFDRITDIREDGGPHGKGMVRAELDIRPDLWFFGCHFIGDPVMPGCLGLDAMWQLTGFFLTWLGAPGKGRALGCGEVKFTGQVLPEAKLVRYEIDISRVINRKLVMAQSDARMYVDDREIYSARDLRVGLFTETGSF
- the dinB gene encoding DNA polymerase IV; its protein translation is MTRLRKIIHVDMDAFYASVEQRDDPSLRGKPVVVAWRGARSVVCAASYEARVFGVRSAMPAVRAERLCPDAIFVPPDFARYKAVSQQVRAIFLRHTDLVEPLSLDEAYLDVTEPKSGIELATDIARTIRAQIREETNLTASAGIAPNKFLAKIASDWRKPDGQFVIPPQRVDAFLLPLPVNRVPGVGKVMEGKLAARGIVTCGDLRQWALIDLEEAFGSFGRSLYNRARGIDERPVEPDQQVQSISSEDTFAEDLPLEDLGEAIVQLAEKTWKATRKTERVGHTVVLKLKTAQFRILTRSFTPERPPESMEELRDIALALRARVDLPAETRYRLVGVGLGGFREKEPVVQGELFEHDMNNPTET
- a CDS encoding MBL fold metallo-hydrolase — protein: MRTAALLLPLALAATFTSAPLLAAPAAAAPATATKSQLHLQTFHPGPQAMFSVSSVLIEGRHDAILVNAQFGASDARKLVELIRASGKQLTTIYISHGDPDYYFGLATLQDAFPQARIVATAQTVAHIQQTQAGKLAYWGPKMGSDVPARIVVPQVLDGDALQLEGQRLPLIGLDGPTPDRTVLWVPSLRAIVGGIPVVAGEHVWMADTQTPKSHADWLQTLQRLQALKPEVVVPGHYAPGAALDASALRFTADYIRAFDVEAAKAKDSAALVKAMQARYPTLDGVASLELSAKVAKGEMQWP